The Pan troglodytes isolate AG18354 chromosome 15, NHGRI_mPanTro3-v2.0_pri, whole genome shotgun sequence genomic sequence AAATCTCTTGGAAGAATAACTCTGAGCAAATTGTTACACTTTGCAAATTAGATTGTAAGAGGTATTATACATTTTTAGTTCCTCCTGAAATTTGGAAGAATAACTTATACTTTTAGTGAAGTTAAAGACTTTGAATTTTGAATCTATGGTAGGCAATACATTTTAAACTATGAACAATTGTTTTGATATCCAGGTCATTTCTTGTTACTATCTGCCTTGCCACTTTGAGAAGAATTTAATTTCTAATGGTGACTTAATGGGTTGTGATCTCCACTGGAATTCTGAACTTGGCTGATGGGTTCCAGTGGAAGGAAATCTCTCAAAGTAATGTTCAAATTTGCCTGTGAAAAAGGCTATTTTGGGTAATGGTGAGAGAGTTACCAGCTTGACTGCCTCTTTGGAAGCTATAAGATTTAAGTCTGCCTTTAGCTTGCTCCAGTCTTCTAAAGACTGGAAAGACTCCAGCCCATTTTAGTAAATTTTCCATCTTCCTAAGTCTTGGTTTCTTgtttaaagcaaagcaaaaaaaaacacagtattcACTAGGTGGTAGCTAAGTTCCTTGTAAACTTTACTTGTTTCAGTTTTGGCTGGAAGTTGTAACTTTCAACTGCAGTTTCACTTTCTTAGATTTTATACCAATTAAAGATTTACATCTACCTGTTAGAAATGTTGACAATACCTCCaccaaaattaataaatttgtcCATAGCAAATAAGCCAAGTGCAAAGTAAAGTATTCATcattccaaatatatttatttttgttaaaaaagtcaaatatttaccatatttaaaaaacatattaaaatcagGAATTGTCCATGCTGGAGGACTATCTCAGAACTTTTATGACATATCTCCATATCATTTacttttcaggaaaaaatatcagaaaaaaatactaagtCCTAGACATGTCATAAgctaaaatatgaaataagacATTAAAAGGTAATAGGAAAACATAGCATATGAGACATTATATAGTAGGCCCAAGAAAATCAACTAAAATTTGAATTAGAGAGTTTAGTATAGTGGCTagttagaaataaagaaacatatatatatatatatatatgcatatacatatatatgattatcAACATTtgagaaataacagaaaatacaattgaaaaattacttcatcaaaattaaaataaaataattcctaaGTTTTATAAGTTTCAGTATATAatgaaaaaagttataaaacattactgaagtcacaaaagaagacccaaataagttCAAAATTAAACCATGTTCTAGGATAGAAAAGTCAAATGTGGTCAATACCAATATATATTTATCCCTGAAACAATGTTTTGGTTAATGCAATTATAACGATACAGTGTTCATATTATTTGGTAAAATCACACTAGTTAATGTAAATGAAGAACTGAATGAGACAAACCAAGATAGTTTAAGGAAGAATAGTAATGGTAGTACTAATATgagtagatattaaaatgtaatataggccaggcacagtggctcacagtgcctgtaatcccagcattttgggatcctgaggtgggtggaccacttgaggtcaggagttcgagaccagcctggccaacatgacaaaactttgtctctaccaaaaatagaaaaattagccgggaatggtggcgcacacctgcaatcccatctacttgggaggctgaggcaggagaattgcttgaactggggaggtggaggttgcagtgagccaagattgagccactgcactataccctgggtgacagggcaagactccatctcaaaaaaaacaaataaaataaaataataaaatgtaatatagatTTACATTAATTAAATCAGCTTGCTACTGAACTAATCTCAGAAGACATTGCACCAAGTGAAAAAAGCCACCCTCAACAGGCTATTtgctgtatgattctacttatatgacaATCCTGAAAAAGCAAACTCTAAGAGCACAATCTGATGGCTACTGTCAAGGACAGGAAATGGGAAGGAGGAGGTGACTACTGTGGGGGACAGGAGCATTTTTGGGTTGATGAAACTGTTCTATCTCTGAGATTTGCTAATTATATAACTATGGGCATTTGTCAACAATCCagccaattaccctgatttgttCATTATACATTCTTTGCTTGCATCAAAACATCTCCAGTACTTCATAAATATGTGCAActattatatattcataataattaaaaataaattttaaaaaattaaaataataaaaaataaattgctataAAAGCTCACAAAACCATACACTAAagagtcatttttttctatatgtaaactgtacttgaaaaatgaaaaaaaagcttaATATTTGTACTATGAATTGATTGTAGGGTTCTCTGAAGTGTCAATCTTCCCTTCTCCCTTGTGAGTCCTGAACAAATTCATAGGTAGAATTGTGAATAGGAAGAGACAAATATCAGTATTATTACTGGTAAAGTTGCATTGGACTTAAAACCCCAAGAGTCTTCCTACTACTTTCCCTTTTTAACCCTGGGATCCCCTTAAAGAGAGAGTTTGCAGAACAAACACTTAGCTGGGCAGAGACAAGGATAATTCTAAAGTGCACAttctggctaggcacagtggctcacgcctgtaatcccagcactttgggaggccaacgtgagTGGATTACctaatgtcaggagttcgagactaccctggccaacatgccaaaaccctgtctctactaaaaatacaaaaatgagccgggcgcaatggtgggcacctgtaatcccagctactcagggggctgagggaggagaatcacttgaactcgggaggcggaggttgcagtgagcagagattgcgccactgcactccagcctgggcaacagagtgatactccatctcaaataaataaataaataaataaataaaattacacattCCTCCAAGAGCAGGGGACCCTGACAGGAAGACAGTTTGAGGTGTTAACAAATTTGCCCATGGAAAACAGGTGCTACCCCTTAACTGGGGTTTAGAACTGTGTGCCTCGGCTCCTCTGAAACAGCAATACTGTAAAATGCCGAGAACCTCATGCTCAGTCTCGTTTCCAAATTTCAGTCATCTATAAATCACATCACGTGCTTAGAAGGAGAGCAAGTGAATGGCAGGCAGAAGGAGGGCGGTGCCTCTACTGGCTGTCAGCGTGAGGGTTTCTGTATTATATGCTTGATAGTAGCTAGCATGTTGGGAGAGGGAAAAAATAACTCCTTCTAATAAAGACAGTTCACAAATTTCACATAACAAGGGGACACGgtagattatttttcaaataatactgttttgaaaattagctaaattatttggggaaaatattgaGTAGTTAGTAGCTTTCTCTGgcataagaaatatataatagtAGTTGGTAGCTTTTTTCTTGAcataacaaatacataaataacttacaaataatttatatcaCAAATTCGTGACAATTTGTTCAACAAATTGTCAGTCACATCAACCAATCAAGTAtagccttttaaaaacaaaactctagATTATATTAAACCTATGGGTATTTTCATAGTATGTGTTCAGAAAAGAGCTATTTCTAGTTAGATATAACCAGCTTAAAATATAACCAGCTTAAGTCTccccccgcctccccccaccccgagCCCCCAACACACCCACCCATGCCCACCTCCCCGCTCAGAGGCTGAAAACAAGTGCAGCAAGGAGTGGTAAAAGGAAAGCAATTTTATTCAAATGCAAGCAGGTGGGGGATGGCCAGGCCCATGCCTTTAACAGACCATTCCCCGTTTGGGGGCTAAATAAAGGAGTTTAAGACGGAAAAGATATGGGAAATATGTGGGAATAGTGCAGGAACGTGCAGGTCTCCGTGTCTTGTTCTGAAGGTTATCTTGAGTAACGGTCTGTCCTGAGGCCTGATTTGCCTTTTCCTGACTTTGGCCTGGTAGTGGTGGGTTAACTGTAAGTAATTCCCTTCTCAAGGGAGGATTCTGCAGCCAGGTTTCCCTGCCTTGTTTGTTTCAAAATCGGCCCCTAGGATTTCTAAGCAAGCCCTTAATTAGATAAGAAACACTGTGTATGAATGTACCTGGTGGGAAAGGGAGATAAAGTCTTACAACACAAGGCTACATTCTGagattcagaaagaaagaaaaaaaaagtttgaaaatgcaTTTTGAGGCTGGGATCCTTGGTTACAATAATTCAACTTGTAcataaaatgttttctccatAAAATTGGTTGCTCACTATGAAACAACTAAGGCTGATGTGACTGTGCCCTTTATGTAACAAATGATCTAAAAAATAACATGTTAGAGACCTAGTACTCAATGTTTTATCTTCTGTCTCTGGAATGGCTTTTCTGGATACTAGGTATAATATATCCAATAAAAGGCATAAAGTTCTTTTTGGATTTATGCTGAAGTTGAAAGACAGTAGACATCTTCTCCCATACCCAGTTGCCTTAAATTTGCTTTAGGCTTCAAGTCAGTTACAGGCCTAGTTGCCTAGATTGCAAAGAGAAATATGAACAGAGCTAAGAAGGGGGAGATAAACTTGGAATAGAAGCAGTACAATGTACAAGTTGGGACAGGAATGGTCTATgcttactttttttccttcctgtctctcttttAAATTTCAGCATGACATAGTTTTGAATTCCAAAGAGTGTcctatattttctattatatgaTCAGACTACATTTGACCTACCTCTCTATCTCATCTCTCAACATCATAGCCCATGACCCAGCTCAATGAAATTATGTATAGGTTCTCCACTGTGTCATGCTTCTATGCATTCTCAACATACTATTTCTTTCTCGTGGAATGTCTTTCTTTTCCATCTAGCTGATGCTAACTATAAGTGGAAAccttcctgccctgccctgaTTGAGATGCCATTCCTCTGCACTCTCAAAGCACCCTGTCCATCATGTAACAGTGCTGTTCGTGCCATGGAACAACTGCCAATTTAGTTTGCTCGATCTATCCATAGGCTATAAGTTCCTTGAAGGCCTGGCTATATCTTCTGGCATTCTGTAGGCTCACAAAATATGTGAAGAATGGTGAACACACTGTGTTTATGGAAAACAACTTAGTATAATTTAATACACACTAATCAGGGATTACCCAGAACATGCAGTTTTCTAGCCTGTAAGGCACTTGGATAAATAACCGTGATGAGATGTCATCTGTGTGCTTTCTCTAAACATAGATtaccaataacaacaacaaaaaacctaacaATAATAGTGTGTTTTCTGAGGTTTAAGAGCatgctaaaataataatgaaagatgCATATAAACAAGGTTGTATAGACGAAAAAACTAAATCACAGcgaacttatttattttcttcaaatttgcaCCAGAGAAACTGATAAAGGTGGGATTTAAATGTATACAAGCCAAACTGTAGATATTATGTGTTTGACCATAAAAGATCACAAAAAGGTGTTTGCTTTTTAACAATTACATCTACTATTTCCTCATACGGAACTTGAACTGTTAGCTGGTACACAAGTTATagtggtttttgccattagttTAATTTTGTCATTaactttaatggcaaaaaccgcaatgacTTTTGCACGAACCTGGTACATTAAAAACGAGTTTCTTAAATGTTCAAACAAACAAGAGAGTGTCTCTTCAAAAGTCTCATCTAAAAAGTATGCTTTAAATTTATATGCAGagtctttttttaatggctgctttTACCTCTTGATTTCTTAATGTATAAATAATAGGATTTAAGAGAGGTGTGAAAATTGTGTAAAACACAGAAAGAATTTTATCTACCGAGTATCTCCTGAAGGGCCAGACGTAGATAAAGACACACGGAGCAAAGAACAGAGTCACAACTGTGATGTGAGCTGAGAGAGTGGAGAAAGCCTTAGAGGATCGACTAGCAGCACGGTACTTAACTGAGAATATTATGACTCCATAGGAGACAAGCAAGAGGAGGAAGCAGACCAGTGACAGGAGCCCACTGTCAGCAATGACCAGGAGCTGTAGGATGTAGGTGTCCTTGCAGGCAAGTTTAATCACAAGGGGAAGGTCACAGAAAAAGCTGTCTATAACATTGGGACCACAGAAGGGCAAAGTCAACATGAAAGCCATTTGACTAGATGAGTGCACAAATCCAACTGCATAGGAGGATAACAGTAGCCCAGTGAGCACCCGTGGGCTCATGATGGTCATGTAATGGAGGGGTTTGCATATGGCAACATACCTGTCTATTGCCATGGCTACAAGCAACATCATCTCACTCCCACCCAGGAGGTGCATAAAGAACATCTGGGAATAACATCCCCACCATGAGATGGTCTTACGTTCTCGGAGGAAATCTACAATCATCTTAGGGGTAGCAAAAGAAGCCAGGATCATATCAGTGCAGGAGAGGTTGCTAAGCAGAAAATACATTGGTGTGTGAAGGTGCGAATCAAAGGTCACAGTCACCAAGATGAGCAGGTTTCCTAACACAATCCCCACGAAGACCACAGAGAATCCCAAGAAGAATAAAATCTGAAGATTTTGAGATTTGGAAAGTCCCAACAAAATAAATTCCGATACCACTGAATGGTTTGCTCTTTCCATATCGTCAACTTTATCCCATAATGATCAAAACAAGTGAGAATAAGGGGTAGGGAAATGATGCATATTGGAAAGAAATGTCCATGTTGATGTCCACATTTGGTACTCAGTCAAGGCACTTGAACTTACAAGGACCCTTACTTTTGTGGAATTTTGTCAGTCAGTGATTTTACTAATGGCCCAGAGAAGTATCCCAAATAGTCagtagaattcagaatataagttgctggaagacaaaaataaaaacattaatagtACATGAAACCACAAAACTATAGGTCATGAATTAGAATCAGAAGACCTCTACAGGACACCTGGGTAAGCTGCTCACTGGGTGACACAGGACAGGTAACTCTCCTTTTGAGGGTTTTCttctcagtgaaaaaaaaaatttggactaTATGGTATCGAATGcctcttgctgctataaagatctCTATGAATAAGATAATGATTCTGGTGAGTTTTATAGTCACAGAATAATATTGAGTTTTATTAATGTGGAAATGATATCAAAAATACATCCAGGATTCTCAAGAACCATGTTTTGAAATGGACTCTGGTAAAGAAATATGAATTAGGTCCTGAGAAACTTGCCTTATTTCCTCCATGCTCCATTCTTGCATGAATCC encodes the following:
- the OR4K13 gene encoding olfactory receptor 4K13, translating into MERANHSVVSEFILLGLSKSQNLQILFFLGFSVVFVGIVLGNLLILVTVTFDSHLHTPMYFLLSNLSCTDMILASFATPKMIVDFLRERKTISWWGCYSQMFFMHLLGGSEMMLLVAMAIDRYVAICKPLHYMTIMSPRVLTGLLLSSYAVGFVHSSSQMAFMLTLPFCGPNVIDSFFCDLPLVIKLACKDTYILQLLVIADSGLLSLVCFLLLLVSYGVIIFSVKYRAASRSSKAFSTLSAHITVVTLFFAPCVFIYVWPFRRYSVDKILSVFYTIFTPLLNPIIYTLRNQEVKAAIKKRLCI